Proteins encoded in a region of the Manduca sexta isolate Smith_Timp_Sample1 chromosome 9, JHU_Msex_v1.0, whole genome shotgun sequence genome:
- the LOC115441351 gene encoding transmembrane emp24 domain-containing protein 2 has product MECSWKSLWTLAVIISSIISTAHSYTITVDAHAEECFFENVEADTKMGLSFEIAEGGFLDIDMTITGPNGAIIHKAERESSGIYTFSAQTSGRYTYCFSNKMSTMTPKVVMFNLEIGEPKKDAKEDTADHNKLEDMIKELGTTLKTVKHEQEYMQVRDRIHRSINESTNSRVVMWSIFEASVLLIMTFGQVYYLKRFFEVQRVV; this is encoded by the exons ATGGAATGCAGTTGGAAATCATTATGGACTCTTGCAGTGATAATAAGCAGTATAATCAGTACAGCACACAGCTATACCATCACCGTTGATGCTCACGCCGAAGAATGCTTTTTTGAGAATGTTGAAGCAGATACTAAAATGG gtcTATCATTTGAAATAGCTGAAGGTGGTTTCCTAGACATTGACATGACTATAACTGGTCCTAATGGTGCTATCATACACAAGGCAGAGAGAGAATCATCAGGCATCTATACATTCTCTGCACAAACATCAGGAAGATACACATACTGCTTTAGCAACAAAATGTCTACTATGACACCTaag gtTGTGATGTTCAACTTGGAAATTGGGGAGCCGAAAAAGGATGCAAAGGAAGACACAGCGGACCACAACAAACTGGAGGACATGATCAAAGAACTTGGTACAACATTAAAGACTGTAAAGCATGAACAAGAGTACATGCAG gTCCGGGACCGCATTCATCGTTCAATTAACGAGAGCACCAACTCCCGTGTGGTTATGTGGTCGATATTCGAAGCTTCTGTACTGCTTATCATGACCTTTGGACAGGTCTACTACTTGAAGAGGTTCTTTGAAGTGCAGCGCGTTGTTTAA